The genome window tagactcgattgatcgaagctcgtgcagattgtttttctgcagaattttccaacttaaGCCCAAGCCCGTATGACGTGTAAGGTTtaatgttttgccttaagtataaaaggaaaaactctagtCACATTTTACTGTTGTTGTTTATActgtgtgtatgaatctcttgtgagatttagaaGTGTTTACCTttatacatacttagggttatcaagaatcaagattcatgtcaagagcttgatgatcgtttcagttgctgcataaagagcttaaagaaacacaagtgggagtacgtGTGGTTGTTGTGGATCAAGGAAAAAAGTAGTCcttggactcggagctgtcacatgatcgtggtagtaagtttcctacttgagatagcaataggatgttagtggtctaagtcgctattgtgtaaatttcaattctttcatagtagatctattttaccttgaggatagctaagttaaatcctccctagattttttaccagtttggttttcctgggttatcatatcgttgtattatttatttttcacacTGTTTCAATGAGATGATTTAtctgtgttaacctagatctgcataatttaTCTAAGTTAATTACTttgctaaataactaggttaaacaacttgtgttttaaggagtctaaaaacatacaaaaattaattaccaataataaagctaaaaaattaagttcaatcaactaattttaccaaaaacaaacaacccaatcctttacaaattttaaatgaaacatttttgttcttatccAATAGCAAATGCatgcatcaaaaaaaaaaaaaaaaaaaaaaaaaaaaaaaaaaaaaaccttagtgGCTAAGCAGCAATGGAGCGAAGGCTAGAGCCGCCACTCAAAGCTAGTAGCAAAGCCACTCCCCTTAACTCTTAGTCTTGGCTCCATCCCTACAGtaaaaaccaccaccaccaccaaacccataTCCACCACCCACAGCTACACCCACTACCTATATCAACCACCACTTATAACCCAAATCCACCACCTACAACCTGTCTTCACCACCATCAACCCCAAATTCACCACCCCTACAATCATACAAATTCAAACCCACAACTACAACAACACCCATCAATAGCCACCATATGCAAATGGATTCAAAACCCATACTAACATCCAAAtccaccacccacaaccacaTCCACAATTAGTTtttaccaccaccaccatcatcaccaACCCCAAATCCACCACCAAAatcaattgagagagagagagagagagagagagagagagattgatcTTACCTAGGAAAAGAGAGAATGTTCTTGCTTaggaatgagagagaaaaattagTACAAaggagaaagtgagagaaattGATGcagaggaaagagagaaagttTGGCTGAGTATGTGACTTGTGAGAGACAACACTAGGAAGAAGATAAAGTGAaaaagagatctggggttcattCCCCGGctacacaaaaaattgattggtgtcttggtctgatgataatgAGCCATCATTAAGAGTGGacgtcataggttaaaactctctcaaaaaaaaaaaaaaaaaagtcttgtggcctttattaaaaatttgttggtGTAGGGCCCCACCTACTTTGGGTTTTTTACAAGAATGTCACTGTATCTATTTtcactaaaattgaaaatggtCAAAAGTTGTATTCGTATATTCAAATCCACTTTTTtaggaaattgaaaataaatattgaagACAAATACAAAGCCAAACCAATTTTTTAATGGTGgctctcaccaaaaaaaaaaaaaaaatacaatacacCACTTTTTTCATGAAACCAAACGACCTCTAATTTTTCACACCACCGAAAAAGTTACAAGCTTATTACATCACATATTCTGACATAACAAAACCCCCGTCCCCCTCCCCCCTTTCactaagggtccatttggttcagaggatggaaaaatgggaggatagaaaatggagagaggatggaaaaatgggaggatagaaaatattttagttttcctcatttgtgtttggttggaagggtggaaaagtgaaaagatggaaaacttttttgtttagttggAAAGAGaaatgggaggatagaaaatggagtttgtataaatttactcatatgtccttattaaaaataatgttcaattaagaaaaaataaggcaaacaaccaacaaaaaaaatgcaatcatccaaagtttattaaaatgaaaattcatgtccaataaaatataagaaataaattttaaaaataaaaatgaaaaaacgttaaaaaaaaaaaaaaaaaaaaaagcattgtaTGGTACTATGGTGAATCACAGATTCATGCACTTATGCACATCAtcatattaaaagaaaaaaaaaaaatcaatgtccAATGAAACTgtgaaaccaaaaagaaaaaaaattgaaaaaaaatatattaggcCAGCCACATTTATtagttgccaaaaaaaaaagtaataataaaaagaaaattgtgggCAATTTTGTCCAACTTTCActcccattttctctccaatttggagagaTTGTGTTTTGGAGGGGGAGGAGAGAAAACTGGTGGCATGGGTCTCACCAAAATCTCTCCTCTTTTTCACCCTCaaccaaacaaccaaaaacataattttctctccatttttctctccttcattttccatcctccctaaaatcaCTCCAAATAAACATAGCCTAAAATTGAAAATGGTTAAATGTTGTATTCGTATattcaaatccaattttttaggaaattgaaaataaatactgaagacaaatacaaaaccaaaccaattttttaatggtgggtctcacaaaaaaaaaaaatacaatagacCACTTTTTTCATGAAACCGATCGACCTCTAATTTTTCACACCACTGAAAAAGTTACAAGCTTATTACATCACATATTCTGACATAAcaaaacccccccccccccccccccccccccccccccccaaatcgGTGTTTTTAACTTCGACAAGAAATTCGTAATCTTTCATATAAATTACGGGAAAGTGCACTGAAAACCACAGATCACAAGTTGTGTTTTCTTATTCATCTATATAAATGGACTATCTAGGATAAGAATGGTGACACTTCTTGCTGAACAAAGAAAAGGCCAGAAGGACCGCCTTTGGGCAGCAGCGCTAACCTCACAGGATGTGCAGCACCTTCCTCAACAGGTATCTTGCCGGTGTTCCAGTTTATGTCGGTTTTAACGAAGCCAGGACAGACACAATTGATGCAGAAACTCGGATACCTCTTGGCTAGAATTTTAGTGTAGGCATTCAGAGCTGCTTTGGAGAGTACATAAGCAGATGAATGACCCCATCCTTTAGTTTCCAAGGAACACTCTTTGAAGTCTTTTAGATACTCACTCAACACCTCTTCCACATTCTCTTCTGTAAGGTTCTTTGGATCAGTAAACACTCCTCTCGCCAATTCGTTAGGTATGTCCTGAATTAATAGGACAAGCAAAACTAAGATCAACCACTATTCTAtgaatataattcaaaattaaattccTAAACATATACTAGGTTTGTGTGAGAttaatgatgaaaatattgaaCAATTCAATCAAATTCATTAATATAGTAAAAATTTATACTAGTGGATTAGCCTTgaaatctactattatcaaactTAATAAAGTTTCTTGACAAGGTCATGTCTAGTGATCATGTACAATATATTGTATGTCCGCAAAtgtatgaaaaaatttgtatgtgAGTTGCAAAAATTTTGTTCTTCTAAAATcaaatcctagatctaccaatgGGTgctaacaatttatttttgatggAGGTTTGTGTTGCTAACATACCACCACAAATTTCGAGGCGGAGAAGACACATTAACAATTCTTGGCGAGTCAGATAATTGAAGGAGGGGAATAAGAGCCTCTGTTGTCCTCTTAGCACCATAGTAGTTTGTTTCCACACATTCTTTTACTGACTCATATGTTTGAGTAGATTTTTTAGGCTCTGTTGATGGCCTTTCCTGCACCTGAAAAGAGATATTGTGATTCTAAAAAGATAAGCAGCCAAGGAAGCTATACTCAACATTTTTACCCCCCCTGATTCAACAGTATTTAACATTTGATTCgcaatgagaaatttgaaaagtAAAATCAAGGTATAAGATAAACTACAAGAGTACTTCACAGCTTGATTTGAAATAATTTGAGGTACACGCTCAACACAATTCAGTGGAactttttctatatatacaaaaataaaaataaaattaagtgaaattttgttaatatttaaatattaattaattaaacaaattcattcaacttgttatattattaatttttttatttaaaatttatttctttgcGCCTTTTGAGatacaaaattactaataaaattttgataacatatatattttttatttaatgatatcTCTAATTCATTTATTGTCATGACATGATTGATTTTATGtaggattttatcaatttttagtcttaaaatttttcattatgtAGAAGTAATTGTAACATGTAGTCTAACATGCATTTGgaatgaataatatatatatatatatatatatatatgtgagagatgctacgtccataacatttttacaacgtttttacaacaaatcacaagtggttagttgttattggttcaaatttgaacctaacactaaaattacttttttgccctaacaataacaaccagtaacaacctgccacttaggatttattataaaaatattataaacatatcatttctctctctctctctctctctatatatatatatatatattgctttttttttttttttttggtataaagtATCGTGTCAATTGGACAATTGTCTTTGTATATTTCTTTATAGACGTTCTGACACATTTTTGGTAATATGTTAGTGATTTAATGTACAACctttataattaaattgtttactTTGATTTGATGAATgggaatgatatttttaaaggAACTTTATGTAGTTGTCCTGAATGACGTGAGTgagaaatcttcttctttttttttttaatgaaaaaagagaaatcttttttaaatgaataatcTCAGAAAAAACAATTATACATGTGCTTTTAATTAACTTGTGATCTTAACACCGCGCACCCTTAGTGCGgtgatcactccacaagtataaatacttgtagGGTGTGGAGGGTAAAAACtagagttcaagtctccagaaaGAAACTTCACATATacttaaattaagttagagtagaaattttattttgtataaaaataaaaaaaaaaattaaaaattaacttGTGATCTTGCACTAACCTTATAGTAGGTTTGGGGTGTGAGTCGTGTGACACTTGCCATAAATTTTGCGTTGATTGAACGCGAGGAATCATGATAGTCTACTGTGGCTCCAACAATCCCTGCATTGTTCACCTACACCGATTTCCTACAATTTCAGCATTCGTCCTATATTTACATTGACTAAAATTAGAGAGACAACAGGAAAAGAAATCAGATTTTCAAGTTATTTGGAGAATTTCTATCTTTTGATAACTATTCAAGattcaatacaatttttttttttttttttttgtttcttttttaatcaaatgTTAGAAGTGAATGTTACAATTGTCATCTATCAAATTACTTTAGTTCCATTAGTAGTCATAGCGGTGTCCAAGAGATTCTTTGACCCAACCTACTCGAGAGATCTAATTGGACCGGAATAGTACTCAATCATACCCAGTGGCTATCGCGGTTAATGATGGGTCTTCGCCTTCAAAACCGACTTCAATAGATCAAGTCATGGGTTTTCTCCTCCAAAACTTGAGCAACCCAATCTAATCGACAACCCAAGCAGAATCTAGAGCGATTTCCACCAAATTTGATGAGATCTTAATTACTTGATTTTCGTTGTTTTCCAGTATTATCTTACCAAATCTTCACCGTTTTTGGAATCTCCAATTTTGTTTGAATCAA of Quercus lobata isolate SW786 chromosome 8, ValleyOak3.0 Primary Assembly, whole genome shotgun sequence contains these proteins:
- the LOC115957013 gene encoding (+)-neomenthol dehydrogenase-like, with the translated sequence MAEAAARYAVVTGSNKGIGLETVRQLASKGVKVVLTARDEKKGLEAVQKLKDSGLSDLVIFHQLDVANPGSIASLADFIKTQFGRLDILVNNAGIVGATVDYHDSSRSINAKFMASVTRLTPQTYYKVQERPSTEPKKSTQTYESVKECVETNYYGAKRTTEALIPLLQLSDSPRIVNVSSPPRNLWWYDIPNELARGVFTDPKNLTEENVEEVLSEYLKDFKECSLETKGWGHSSAYVLSKAALNAYTKILAKRYPSFCINCVCPGFVKTDINWNTGKIPVEEGAAHPVRLALLPKGGPSGLFFVQQEVSPFLS